A window of the Bdellovibrio sp. ZAP7 genome harbors these coding sequences:
- a CDS encoding 2OG-Fe(II) oxygenase — translation MNSSFLQNTSVNQFQIPWNHFVIDNFLPQKQFKKIQKQLCSIVGGYQKRENDLFDLNFMFVPDLNLAKFFLSDDFKSFLEETVQEKLELYEEGLVQLRLMTPASPAMPPHIDDQEDGRSLVCIYYLSSDWHSDKGGELWLHENNVKTKREESKVIQPLENRMVLFFADDTNWHSVTKVKNWNRYSIISEWIVQEAQ, via the coding sequence ATGAACTCATCTTTTCTGCAAAATACTTCAGTAAATCAATTTCAAATTCCCTGGAATCATTTTGTAATTGATAACTTTCTTCCCCAGAAACAATTCAAAAAAATCCAAAAACAGCTTTGCTCCATAGTTGGTGGCTATCAGAAAAGAGAAAACGATTTATTCGATTTGAACTTTATGTTCGTCCCCGATCTTAATCTCGCCAAATTCTTCTTGAGCGACGATTTTAAATCGTTCTTAGAAGAAACAGTTCAGGAAAAACTCGAGCTCTACGAAGAAGGTCTCGTTCAATTAAGATTGATGACCCCCGCCTCGCCCGCAATGCCACCACATATCGATGACCAGGAAGATGGGCGATCACTCGTTTGCATCTATTATCTCTCTTCGGACTGGCATTCTGACAAAGGTGGCGAGCTGTGGCTTCATGAAAACAACGTCAAAACTAAAAGAGAAGAATCAAAAGTAATCCAACCTCTGGAAAACAGAATGGTACTGTTTTTCGCAGATGATACGAACTGGCACAGTGTTACCAAAGTTAAAAACTGGAACCGTTATTCCATTATTTCAGAGTGGATTGTTCAGGAGGCTCAATAA
- a CDS encoding LD-carboxypeptidase, with product MTRWNYFKEGDIIDVVAPGYPSQPHEVEGAHAFLLKWNLQPRIPKNLIKPHFLHANEDEARFGFLKAAIESKDSRVIWCMRGGYGSNRLLPMLAKLKKPKEPKLLIGISDITSLHTFLTQEWGWSTLHAPLLDRLGRGLVSAKHEKELHNVLFGKEKSVEFKKLKPLNDQARNITLQKSKIVGGNLAVLQTTLGTPWQIEAKKSFLFLEDTGERGYRIDKMLEHMRQAGVFKQCHGLILGDFIGGNEPGSEETKHKLVFKRWAADLDIPVFQGLEAGHDVIQRPVPLNTSCVLTQKNGKVLLSIDTGGKAS from the coding sequence ATGACACGCTGGAATTATTTTAAAGAAGGCGACATTATCGACGTGGTAGCTCCGGGTTACCCATCGCAGCCCCACGAAGTGGAGGGGGCTCACGCTTTTCTTTTAAAGTGGAATTTACAACCACGCATTCCAAAAAATTTGATTAAGCCACACTTCCTGCACGCTAATGAAGATGAGGCGCGCTTTGGTTTTTTGAAGGCTGCGATCGAATCTAAAGACTCTCGTGTGATTTGGTGTATGCGTGGAGGATACGGTAGCAACCGCTTGTTGCCGATGCTCGCAAAACTAAAAAAACCTAAAGAGCCAAAACTTTTGATTGGCATCAGTGATATCACCTCATTGCACACGTTCCTGACTCAGGAATGGGGTTGGAGCACACTGCACGCACCACTTTTGGATCGTTTGGGAAGAGGTTTAGTATCAGCCAAGCACGAAAAGGAATTGCACAATGTCCTGTTCGGTAAAGAGAAGTCCGTAGAATTTAAAAAGCTAAAACCTCTGAATGATCAGGCACGTAACATAACACTTCAAAAATCCAAGATTGTTGGCGGAAACCTCGCGGTTCTGCAGACAACTTTGGGAACTCCATGGCAGATTGAAGCCAAGAAGTCTTTCTTGTTTTTGGAAGACACTGGCGAACGTGGTTATCGCATTGATAAAATGCTGGAACATATGCGCCAGGCGGGCGTCTTTAAGCAATGCCATGGATTGATTCTGGGTGATTTCATTGGGGGCAATGAGCCCGGATCAGAAGAAACAAAACATAAACTAGTCTTTAAACGTTGGGCTGCAGACCTAGATATTCCTGTTTTTCAGGGATTGGAAGCGGGCCACGATGTCATTCAACGACCAGTACCTTTAAACACTTCATGCGTTCTGACTCAGAAGAACGGCAAGGTGCTGCTCAGTATCGATACAGGAGGAAAAGCGTCATGA
- a CDS encoding glutathione peroxidase — protein sequence MFRSFAFALTSLCLFSFVCSSAGFAVEKPEVSESTSSERKISSFYELSANDISGKKVNFSTYRGKVVLVVNTASQCGFTPQLKDLEMLYKKYADRGFVVLAFPSNDFKQEKGDNTEVQSFAKKEYGCTFPFFDKAPVTGKDKQPVYQFLTEQKPGLIFKDVSWNFEKFLVNRKGQVIDRWTSITKPSSDKIVEAIEKALNEPL from the coding sequence ATGTTTCGTTCTTTTGCGTTCGCTTTAACTTCGTTATGTCTTTTTTCGTTCGTTTGTTCTTCGGCGGGCTTTGCGGTTGAGAAGCCTGAGGTTTCGGAATCGACTTCTTCTGAGAGGAAGATTTCTAGTTTTTATGAGCTTTCGGCTAATGATATTTCTGGGAAGAAGGTTAATTTTTCAACTTATCGTGGGAAAGTTGTTCTTGTTGTTAATACGGCTTCCCAGTGTGGGTTTACTCCGCAATTGAAAGATCTTGAGATGCTTTACAAAAAATATGCGGATCGTGGGTTTGTGGTTTTGGCTTTTCCTTCTAATGATTTCAAACAGGAAAAAGGCGATAATACTGAGGTGCAGTCTTTTGCTAAGAAAGAGTATGGATGTACGTTTCCGTTTTTTGATAAGGCGCCAGTTACTGGGAAAGATAAGCAGCCGGTTTATCAATTCCTGACTGAGCAAAAACCGGGGTTGATTTTTAAAGATGTTAGTTGGAATTTTGAAAAGTTTTTGGTGAATCGTAAGGGGCAAGTGATCGATCGCTGGACCTCGATCACTAAACCTTCCTCTGATAAAATTGTTGAGGCGATCGAAAAAGCTCTCAACGAACCTCTCTAG
- a CDS encoding outer membrane beta-barrel protein has protein sequence MKTTGNILHSGLLALLLAAGMLLAPQAYAQSSDQKHYLIAQSDPDEAFDPFSDYSEFDEDSDEEADVNFFRNGRFFTVGLAGGYTGFTGNFADQYSAAPSFGLFLSYFFDLRLALTLGFQTGDHAVKFSTLNAGNVTNYTGNVSLTSINFDLKYYLNTQNVTRGLADLNPYILGGLGQFYRTYTISGIDSYSRDSTMGFDIGAGVEIPLMRKKAYLGLQAAYHYVNFSDENKSYVQGTEKLEKNLSGDFYDFTFILGMNF, from the coding sequence GTGAAAACCACCGGAAATATTCTACATTCTGGCCTTCTGGCTTTGTTGTTGGCTGCGGGAATGCTTTTGGCGCCGCAAGCTTACGCCCAAAGCTCAGATCAAAAACATTATCTTATCGCACAATCTGATCCAGATGAGGCCTTTGACCCCTTCTCTGATTATTCTGAATTCGATGAAGACTCTGACGAAGAAGCTGATGTTAACTTCTTCCGTAACGGTCGTTTCTTCACTGTGGGTCTTGCCGGGGGCTACACTGGTTTCACTGGAAACTTTGCTGACCAGTATTCTGCAGCTCCGTCATTCGGTTTGTTTCTAAGTTATTTCTTCGACCTTCGCCTGGCTCTAACTTTGGGTTTCCAGACCGGTGACCATGCGGTGAAGTTTTCGACTTTGAATGCCGGAAATGTGACGAACTACACGGGTAATGTGTCTTTGACTTCGATCAATTTCGACTTGAAGTATTACTTGAATACGCAAAACGTAACGCGCGGTTTGGCTGATTTGAATCCCTACATCTTAGGGGGCTTAGGTCAGTTCTATCGTACGTACACAATCTCTGGTATCGACTCTTACTCTCGTGATTCAACGATGGGTTTTGATATCGGTGCCGGCGTAGAAATCCCCTTGATGCGTAAGAAAGCCTACCTGGGCTTGCAAGCAGCCTATCACTATGTGAATTTCTCGGACGAAAACAAATCTTATGTTCAGGGTACTGAGAAATTGGAAAAAAATCTTTCCGGTGACTTCTATGACTTTACTTTCATCTTAGGGATGAACTTCTAA
- the mpl gene encoding UDP-N-acetylmuramate:L-alanyl-gamma-D-glutamyl-meso-diaminopimelate ligase: MDLKPGSHIHLMGICGTAMASLAGLLKDRGYKITGSDMNPYPPMSTQLESLGINIQKGYKAENLHPKPDFVIVGNVISANNEEAQELVKLGIPYTSLPKAMGEFIIENRESIVISGTHGKTTTTSMMSWVAENAGKKPGFLIGGIPKNFSQSFKNPEGDLFVIEGDEYDTAFFDKVPKFVHYKPKHVVLTSVEFDHADIYKDLQAVKDSFAKLMHLIPVEGTLLACAEDANVMELRKLCKAKNNFTYGFKADADFRAKVLFQNEKGVGFEVHHKGEIMGPYNMQITGDYNILNATAVVAMSKILGFSENRIQIAMESFEGVKRRQEILGEPNGILVIEDFAHHPTAVRETVKGIQKKYPGRKVFSVFEPRSATSRRKVFQKDYVEAFKGSHEVMLAKAFDQSKIDAENRFSSHELISDLKASGVTAEDFDGADQIVAALKARAKRGDVILIMSNGGFDGIYTKLMRALE, encoded by the coding sequence ATGGATTTAAAACCTGGTAGTCATATTCACTTGATGGGGATCTGTGGGACAGCGATGGCGTCTTTGGCAGGTCTTTTAAAAGATCGCGGTTACAAAATCACAGGCAGTGATATGAACCCGTACCCGCCGATGTCGACGCAGCTTGAAAGCTTGGGAATCAATATTCAAAAAGGCTACAAAGCTGAAAACCTTCATCCGAAACCTGATTTCGTCATCGTCGGAAATGTTATTTCAGCGAATAACGAAGAGGCGCAAGAATTGGTGAAGCTTGGCATCCCGTACACATCTTTACCAAAAGCAATGGGCGAGTTCATTATTGAAAATCGCGAAAGCATTGTCATCTCTGGAACTCATGGAAAAACGACTACAACGTCAATGATGTCTTGGGTGGCGGAAAATGCAGGTAAGAAGCCAGGTTTCTTAATCGGTGGTATTCCTAAAAACTTTTCGCAAAGCTTTAAGAATCCTGAAGGCGATCTTTTCGTTATTGAAGGTGACGAATATGACACGGCTTTCTTTGATAAAGTTCCAAAATTTGTTCACTACAAACCAAAGCATGTGGTTTTAACTTCGGTCGAGTTTGATCACGCGGATATCTATAAAGATCTTCAGGCGGTAAAAGATTCCTTTGCAAAGCTAATGCATTTGATTCCTGTTGAAGGAACTTTGCTTGCCTGTGCCGAAGATGCAAACGTGATGGAACTTCGCAAGCTTTGCAAAGCGAAGAATAATTTTACCTACGGTTTTAAAGCCGATGCAGACTTCAGAGCAAAGGTTCTTTTCCAAAATGAAAAAGGCGTTGGCTTTGAAGTTCACCACAAAGGTGAAATCATGGGCCCCTACAACATGCAAATCACAGGGGATTACAACATCCTGAATGCGACAGCGGTTGTAGCAATGTCTAAAATCCTGGGCTTTTCTGAAAATAGAATTCAAATCGCGATGGAATCTTTTGAAGGCGTTAAACGCCGCCAAGAAATCCTGGGAGAGCCGAACGGTATTCTGGTGATTGAAGACTTCGCCCATCATCCGACAGCGGTGCGTGAGACTGTAAAAGGCATTCAAAAGAAATATCCAGGTCGCAAAGTGTTCTCTGTCTTTGAACCAAGAAGTGCGACGTCTCGGCGTAAAGTCTTCCAGAAAGACTACGTAGAAGCGTTTAAAGGCTCCCATGAAGTGATGCTGGCAAAAGCCTTTGATCAGTCTAAAATCGATGCTGAAAACCGCTTTTCTTCTCATGAATTGATCTCGGACCTTAAGGCATCTGGGGTAACCGCCGAAGATTTCGATGGCGCTGATCAAATCGTTGCAGCTCTTAAAGCCCGCGCAAAACGCGGCGATGTGATCCTCATTATGTCGAACGGCGGCTTTGACGGCATCTACACAAAACTCATGAGAGCTCTTGAGTAG
- the purB gene encoding adenylosuccinate lyase, with protein sequence MIERYTRPEMGLIWDADQRFGKMMQVEITVAQVQAQLGLIPKVAAKAIAQKARFSVKRISEIEKETKHDVIAFVSNVAENVGPHGKYIHFGMTSSDVLDTAFSLQVREAGQVLMGSILRMEKSLQTLVSKHAETMCAGRTHGMFAEPTTFGFKMAGFLTELRRNKKRVKDALENMNICKLSGAVGTFSSQSPKVEAMVARKLGLKPEPIATQVIPRDRHAEMMLSLAMIGTGLERLAVELRHLQRSDVGEVTEGFTKGQKGSSAMPHKKNPISAENITGLSRLLRGYAVAAMEDVALWHERDISHSSVERVIFPDAFIVADYAIHRMSILLDGLEVNKKRMLDNIESSQGQLFSSHVLLALVAKGMRREDAYALVQRLCHTLGYGEHLKDKLMGSDEARELLKPKEIEEIFAGKKHKKSIKDIIKRVKV encoded by the coding sequence GTGATCGAACGTTACACGCGCCCTGAGATGGGCCTTATTTGGGATGCAGATCAACGATTTGGCAAGATGATGCAGGTTGAAATCACCGTGGCACAGGTGCAAGCACAATTGGGCTTGATTCCGAAAGTTGCCGCTAAAGCGATTGCACAAAAAGCTCGCTTCAGTGTGAAACGCATCTCTGAAATTGAAAAAGAAACCAAGCATGATGTGATCGCCTTTGTTAGTAATGTGGCTGAAAATGTCGGACCTCATGGCAAGTACATTCACTTCGGTATGACATCCTCGGATGTTTTAGATACAGCCTTCAGTTTGCAGGTGCGTGAAGCGGGTCAAGTTTTGATGGGCTCGATCTTACGTATGGAAAAGTCTTTGCAAACATTGGTCAGCAAGCACGCGGAAACCATGTGTGCGGGTCGTACGCACGGGATGTTTGCCGAGCCGACAACGTTTGGTTTTAAGATGGCAGGTTTCTTAACGGAGCTTCGCCGTAATAAAAAACGGGTGAAAGACGCTTTAGAAAATATGAACATCTGCAAACTAAGTGGTGCTGTTGGAACCTTCTCCAGTCAGTCTCCTAAAGTTGAAGCGATGGTTGCACGTAAGCTGGGTTTAAAACCAGAGCCGATTGCAACTCAAGTTATTCCTCGTGATCGTCATGCGGAAATGATGTTGTCACTTGCGATGATTGGAACAGGTCTTGAGCGCCTGGCTGTGGAACTTCGTCACTTGCAACGCAGTGATGTGGGGGAAGTGACGGAAGGATTTACCAAGGGTCAAAAAGGCTCTTCAGCAATGCCTCATAAAAAAAATCCGATCAGTGCGGAAAACATCACGGGTCTTTCTCGCCTGCTTCGTGGTTACGCAGTAGCAGCGATGGAAGACGTGGCTTTGTGGCACGAACGCGACATCAGCCATTCCTCGGTCGAGCGCGTGATCTTCCCTGACGCATTTATCGTCGCGGATTATGCCATTCATCGTATGAGCATTTTGCTGGACGGTTTGGAAGTTAATAAGAAACGCATGCTCGATAATATCGAGAGCTCGCAAGGGCAGTTATTCAGTTCTCATGTGTTGTTGGCTTTGGTTGCCAAAGGTATGCGTCGTGAAGATGCCTATGCTTTGGTGCAAAGACTTTGTCATACATTGGGTTATGGCGAACATTTGAAAGATAAATTAATGGGCAGTGATGAAGCCCGCGAACTTTTAAAACCAAAAGAGATCGAAGAGATTTTTGCAGGTAAAAAACATAAGAAGTCGATCAAAGACATCATCAAGAGAGTGAAAGTTTAG
- a CDS encoding ABC transporter ATP-binding protein has product MLSPSVLKYVDRISQVKLIGVTTGQQLIAVTSTFALMQAGLSLGDQNSLIKWLAIALACHVIVPFFGLIQRPLETALGFSAYKNFLEENLLNKAQRPGIWQEKHQKELFISSIGSEAENYLAVIIFLGLDLFTFILSIGLGVLAIGLTLDTTFIPAYIMSGLLSFFAFKYFQRIAKAAAESEQHSRSKFESYLFKAWENIFFKNSHVVANYIDNFNSHLNDAKIKSRHSSLMSETMVAALTFIASLPVIIAVFVVISRHNGDVKVMAAILAAIPRQLNMLATFRTIFQTVSSLVSFEAKFSTMKANAILSEAVLSSRISVKNITVQNEVFSTLEDLSKSLSSSLPSRIQIRGSNGAGKSTLMLHLNESLESSFYIPAHPQFEIADAQEGSTGQKMLRHIEYAASLDNKHLLLDEWDANLDQENIFRINDLLNRISKDKVIIEVRHR; this is encoded by the coding sequence ATGTTGTCACCGTCAGTACTGAAATATGTAGACAGAATTTCTCAGGTAAAACTAATCGGAGTTACGACTGGCCAGCAATTGATTGCAGTCACAAGTACGTTCGCTTTAATGCAGGCAGGTCTTTCTTTAGGCGATCAGAATTCTTTGATCAAGTGGTTGGCAATCGCCCTTGCCTGCCATGTTATTGTACCCTTTTTTGGATTGATCCAACGCCCTCTGGAAACTGCACTGGGGTTTTCAGCTTACAAAAATTTTCTAGAAGAAAACCTTTTGAACAAAGCTCAAAGACCCGGCATCTGGCAGGAAAAACATCAAAAAGAACTATTCATATCATCCATTGGATCTGAGGCTGAAAACTATTTGGCCGTGATCATCTTTTTGGGTTTGGATCTATTTACTTTCATCCTATCCATCGGCCTGGGTGTTTTGGCCATTGGCCTGACATTAGATACGACATTTATCCCCGCGTACATTATGTCTGGTTTGCTTTCATTTTTCGCATTTAAATATTTTCAAAGAATCGCAAAAGCAGCTGCTGAGTCAGAACAACACTCCCGAAGCAAGTTCGAAAGCTACCTATTTAAGGCCTGGGAAAACATCTTTTTCAAAAACTCTCACGTGGTTGCAAACTACATCGATAACTTCAACTCCCATTTGAATGATGCGAAGATAAAATCACGTCATTCTTCCCTGATGAGCGAGACCATGGTGGCCGCTTTGACCTTTATCGCAAGTCTTCCAGTGATTATCGCCGTCTTTGTGGTTATTAGCCGACATAATGGGGATGTGAAAGTGATGGCGGCGATATTGGCTGCGATTCCTCGTCAGCTAAATATGCTAGCTACTTTTAGAACGATCTTCCAAACTGTGTCCTCTCTGGTTTCGTTCGAAGCGAAGTTTAGTACTATGAAGGCCAACGCAATCCTGTCAGAAGCAGTTCTTTCTTCACGTATTTCTGTTAAAAACATTACAGTCCAAAATGAAGTTTTCTCTACATTGGAAGATCTATCAAAGTCTTTATCTTCATCTCTACCATCCAGAATTCAGATCAGAGGATCAAATGGTGCGGGAAAATCGACATTAATGCTTCATCTTAATGAATCACTTGAATCGTCATTTTACATTCCAGCTCATCCACAATTTGAAATTGCAGATGCACAAGAAGGCTCAACGGGACAAAAAATGCTAAGACATATCGAGTATGCCGCTTCATTAGACAACAAACATCTTTTGCTGGACGAATGGGACGCAAACTTAGATCAAGAGAATATTTTCAGGATCAATGACCTATTAAATAGGATCAGCAAAGACAAAGTGATCATTGAAGTTCGTCACAGATAA
- a CDS encoding serine hydrolase, with protein MKFSVLEKNLISQLEDRIRDTTPGVMVRAYQGGRIICDVAVGNTYAYYDFASVTKVIFTQQAMMYAYELGKWNFETKVSQFLPWFPSTETKITELLTHSSGLPWWLPFYQEINMNLSMEKRRDQLRDIIKGLKLEKSETAVYSDVGFLALGYVLEVIFEKPLLDVWTDTKNKFYAGTTLEFHPNNTTNTKISLFAPTEECPVRKKLVQGEVHDLNAWSFGGVSTHAGLFGSIDDLGWYSLHLRSQLLGIARYSIRQKTAQLFAKRALPEGKGDWAMGYMMPTPGSASCGSYFSLDSIGHTGFTGTSIWYDPKMDMSVNILSNRVLYGSENKAFAKLRSEIHNWIVENYRRSGV; from the coding sequence ATGAAATTTTCAGTTCTAGAAAAGAATCTGATTTCGCAATTGGAAGATCGCATTCGCGACACCACGCCCGGCGTGATGGTTCGCGCTTATCAGGGCGGTCGTATTATTTGTGACGTTGCTGTGGGCAACACTTATGCTTACTACGATTTTGCGAGTGTGACGAAAGTCATCTTCACTCAGCAGGCGATGATGTATGCCTATGAATTGGGTAAATGGAATTTTGAAACCAAAGTTTCCCAATTTCTTCCTTGGTTTCCTTCAACAGAAACTAAAATCACCGAGCTATTGACTCACAGTTCGGGATTGCCTTGGTGGCTTCCATTCTATCAAGAGATCAATATGAACTTGTCGATGGAAAAACGCCGTGATCAGTTGCGCGATATCATTAAGGGGCTAAAACTTGAGAAAAGTGAAACGGCTGTTTATTCAGACGTCGGCTTCCTAGCGTTGGGTTATGTCTTAGAAGTGATTTTTGAAAAACCTCTTTTGGATGTTTGGACAGACACTAAAAATAAATTCTATGCCGGAACGACTTTAGAGTTTCATCCCAATAATACGACTAACACTAAGATCTCTTTGTTTGCGCCGACAGAAGAATGCCCGGTTCGTAAAAAACTGGTGCAAGGCGAAGTTCATGATTTGAATGCGTGGTCTTTCGGTGGTGTTTCGACGCATGCGGGGCTTTTCGGAAGTATTGATGATTTGGGTTGGTATTCCCTTCATCTGCGTTCTCAGCTTTTGGGAATTGCAAGATACAGCATCCGTCAAAAGACGGCGCAACTGTTTGCAAAGCGTGCGTTGCCTGAAGGAAAAGGCGACTGGGCTATGGGCTATATGATGCCCACGCCAGGCTCTGCAAGTTGTGGCAGCTATTTCTCACTGGATTCTATTGGTCACACAGGGTTCACAGGAACGTCGATTTGGTACGATCCTAAGATGGACATGAGTGTGAATATTCTTTCGAATCGAGTTTTGTATGGGTCCGAGAACAAGGCCTTTGCAAAATTGCGTTCCGAGATTCACAATTGGATTGTTGAAAATTATCGCAGAAGCGGAGTTTAA
- a CDS encoding helix-turn-helix domain-containing protein, producing MLSEMSSNINLAKLNYQRGHYQEACDNSERICSDAEAIGDLQSWLFGVRFLIQASSELGKLDHFHKHFSKLLVYEKENASSEIYGKVLHNIGLWKMALGDNTHAKEYFQKALHECTQAQDLETVSRLLQELAIVTMNENPIEALKYLDKALLLTQELNLEEIHTSCLVVKSHVFLDEKRADDALDAIWKAYEKAQQNSLHYLIVYILVQMAAVYEAQGKRNEAAIYRSLAMKGMGSEGSTRLRTVKAQLAKENHVSSEADLIIDSTSFKVKTTSKGSVDFKNQHILFDLLKLFAQNQGIRFTKSQLIEKVWGYAYDPAVHDNLIYVSIKRLRNLLEPDANSASIVLRDRKGYYLPPNITVRVIAN from the coding sequence ATGTTGAGTGAAATGAGTTCCAACATCAATCTTGCCAAACTGAACTATCAGCGCGGCCACTACCAGGAAGCTTGCGATAATTCCGAACGAATCTGCTCTGATGCAGAGGCCATCGGTGATTTGCAAAGCTGGTTGTTTGGCGTTCGCTTTTTGATTCAGGCAAGTTCTGAACTGGGAAAGCTTGATCACTTTCATAAGCACTTCAGTAAACTTCTTGTCTACGAGAAAGAAAATGCCTCGTCCGAGATTTACGGCAAAGTCCTTCATAATATTGGTTTATGGAAGATGGCTCTGGGTGATAACACTCACGCGAAAGAATATTTCCAAAAAGCTTTGCATGAGTGCACGCAGGCACAGGACCTGGAAACTGTCTCCAGACTTCTGCAAGAACTTGCTATCGTCACAATGAATGAAAATCCTATCGAGGCTTTAAAGTACCTAGATAAGGCGTTGCTTTTAACTCAGGAATTAAATCTGGAAGAGATTCACACCAGCTGTCTGGTCGTAAAAAGCCATGTCTTCTTGGACGAAAAACGTGCCGACGACGCCTTGGATGCGATCTGGAAGGCTTACGAGAAAGCCCAACAGAACTCTCTGCACTATTTAATTGTCTATATCTTGGTGCAAATGGCGGCGGTTTACGAAGCTCAGGGCAAACGCAATGAGGCAGCGATTTATCGGTCCTTGGCGATGAAGGGTATGGGCAGCGAAGGCTCCACAAGACTTCGCACCGTGAAAGCTCAACTGGCGAAAGAAAATCACGTCTCGTCCGAAGCCGATCTGATCATCGATTCCACAAGCTTTAAAGTGAAAACAACCAGCAAGGGTTCTGTTGATTTTAAAAATCAACACATCCTTTTTGATCTATTAAAGCTGTTTGCCCAAAATCAGGGAATTCGTTTCACCAAATCACAACTTATCGAAAAAGTTTGGGGTTATGCTTATGATCCTGCCGTCCACGACAATCTAATTTACGTATCAATCAAACGTTTGCGCAACTTATTAGAACCCGATGCAAACTCTGCAAGCATCGTTTTACGCGATCGCAAAGGCTACTACCTGCCACCCAATATCACCGTGCGAGTTATTGCCAATTAA
- a CDS encoding sodium-dependent transporter, whose amino-acid sequence MLKRGSWRTRFGFYLLAVGSACGLGNLWRFPYVVGENGGGAFILLYVFLALAVGAPLLIAELMLGKNTRRSVIVATDVMGQKAKLPLRWVGRLAVLVTVVVFSYYAVISGWVLHFMTQFFISLFLDVEGAANKTNLAALMSNGWLQLMLASAHILITVVVVLKGVQEGLEKWISYMMPLFAALVAILLFKSFSLPSTPEVMRFLFYPDFSKLTLSSLGHALGHVFFTLSVGFGTMVTFGSYLREEDHVPTAGFRVALVDTLISLLAVVMIFPVAFQASNVPLTDPALMFEVLPRYLLGIPGGALFGLAFFVCLYLAALNASIGLLEVVVSNLVDRNKKMERQKATWLSGAAALALAILPALSSSVLKSVRINGRSLIESLDSLLINWLLPLVALGILWAFYKGTSEKEKETSFIDREKFVSYSMYSHWIVILKWVAPAVILIGFLLQVVALFQNVY is encoded by the coding sequence ATGCTTAAGCGCGGCTCGTGGAGAACACGTTTTGGATTTTACCTTTTGGCTGTGGGCTCTGCCTGCGGCCTGGGTAATCTCTGGCGTTTTCCCTACGTGGTGGGAGAAAACGGGGGCGGAGCTTTTATCCTGCTTTACGTATTTCTTGCTCTTGCCGTTGGCGCCCCTCTTTTGATTGCCGAGTTGATGTTGGGTAAAAACACCCGCCGCTCGGTCATTGTTGCGACAGATGTGATGGGTCAGAAAGCCAAGCTTCCGCTTCGCTGGGTGGGTCGTCTGGCCGTATTAGTGACGGTGGTCGTATTCTCTTATTACGCCGTGATCAGTGGTTGGGTTTTGCATTTCATGACCCAGTTTTTTATCTCTCTGTTCCTGGATGTTGAGGGCGCTGCCAATAAAACAAATCTTGCAGCCTTGATGTCAAACGGGTGGTTGCAGTTGATGCTAGCAAGTGCTCATATCCTCATCACGGTTGTTGTTGTTTTAAAAGGTGTTCAAGAGGGGTTGGAAAAGTGGATCAGTTATATGATGCCACTTTTCGCAGCACTGGTTGCGATATTGCTGTTTAAGTCGTTCTCGTTGCCATCGACACCGGAAGTAATGCGCTTTCTTTTCTATCCTGATTTTTCAAAACTGACTTTGTCGTCTTTGGGGCATGCCCTGGGGCACGTGTTTTTTACTCTCTCTGTGGGCTTTGGAACCATGGTGACGTTTGGTTCGTATCTTCGTGAGGAAGACCACGTACCGACGGCGGGTTTCCGGGTGGCCTTGGTTGATACCTTGATTTCTTTGTTGGCCGTGGTGATGATTTTCCCGGTGGCATTTCAAGCGTCTAACGTGCCTTTAACAGATCCTGCATTGATGTTTGAAGTCTTGCCTCGATACCTTTTGGGAATTCCGGGTGGAGCACTGTTTGGTCTCGCGTTCTTCGTTTGTCTATATCTAGCGGCATTGAATGCCAGCATTGGTTTGCTTGAAGTTGTGGTTTCAAATCTGGTGGACCGCAATAAAAAAATGGAGCGTCAAAAGGCCACGTGGCTTTCAGGAGCTGCAGCTTTAGCGTTGGCTATCTTGCCAGCTCTTTCGAGTTCTGTGCTTAAATCTGTGCGTATCAATGGTCGTTCCTTGATTGAATCTTTGGATTCTTTGTTAATTAATTGGCTTTTGCCGCTGGTGGCGCTGGGAATTTTGTGGGCCTTCTATAAAGGCACATCGGAAAAAGAAAAAGAGACCAGCTTCATCGATCGCGAGAAGTTCGTCAGCTATTCCATGTATTCGCATTGGATTGTGATTTTGAAGTGGGTCGCACCTGCAGTGATCTTGATTGGATTCCTACTGCAGGTGGTGGCGTTATTCCAGAACGTCTATTAG